A stretch of DNA from Deltaproteobacteria bacterium:
TCCGAACCGATTAATAACCGGCTCGGCCAAAACCATCCCCGATTCGAGGGCTTCAAAAGGAACAGAGATTGCCATTAACTCTACCCTTCGGAGGATAAAAAGATTATTATTTGTATTTATCGGATTTTTTTTGGGGAAGGTTTAGAAATTTTTTTCAGTTCGGGGGAAATTGGGGATTTAGGGATTTAAGGATTGGGGGATTTTAATCCCCCAATCCCTCGTTTTTTAATCTTTCAGCAATTCTTCAATACGGTTGACCAAAGACTGGATGTTTACCGGTTTTTGGAAAAAGTCGTCGGCAAAGGTCTCCATCCCGCCGCTTAAGGTATAGGTGGTGGAGGTAATATGATCCCCAATGGCGGTGAGCAAAATTATCGGGATTTCGCAACAGGCCTGGTCTTTTTTAAGTTCGTTGCAGACCGCATAGCCGTCCTTATCGGGCATCATGACATCCAGAACGATCAGATCCGGAGCCTCTTTTCTGGCCTTTTCCAATCCTTCTATTCCGCCATAAGCTGGCAGGGGTGAAAACCCCCTGGCTTCGAGCATCATACTGACCGTTTCAACCAGATCCGGGTCATCATCAACTATTAGAATTTTTTTCTTTTCCATAGACCCTCCTTTTTTTATTGCGGATTGCGGATTGCGGAATTGGATTGCCTTGGGGAATGCCTTTTATTCCGAAATCTAAAATCCGAAATCCAAAATTAATCGAGGCCGGCCGCCTTCAAAATATCCGGGACAACCTCTTCTTTCCCGATGGCCATGATGTGAACGCCATCGCAGATTTTTTCTTCCTTAAGTTTTTTTATCATTCGACCGGCGATTTCAATCCCCTTGGCCAAGGCCTGCCCTTTAGGTGCCCCGGCCATTTCGTCAATCAACGGCTGGGGGACCAGGACTCCGGGGACATTTTTATTCATATACTGGGCCATCCGGGCCGAAGTCAACAAAATTATTCCAGCCAGGATTTTTACCGGAAATTGGCGGGCATATTCCATAAAATGGACGAATTTTTCCAGATCGTAGACGGCCTGGGTTTGGAAAAATTCGGCCCCGGCTTCGACCTTTTTTTCAAATTTAATCAATTGGGGTTCCAGGGGATTGGCCTCCGGAGTGACAATGGCCCCGGCACAAAATTCAACCGCCCCGTCCAGTTCGGTCCCGCCCAGGTCTTTACCTTTTTCCAAGGTTCGGACCGCGGCTAACAATTGGCTGGAGTCCAGGTCAAAGACCGCCTTGGCCGATTTGTGGTCTCCCACCACAATGGCATCACCGGTCAGACATAAAACATTGCGAATTCCCCGCTGATAGGCAAAAAGGAGATCGGCCTGAAGGGCCAGGCGATTCCTGTCCCGACAGGTCATCTGAAGTATGGGTTCTCCACCCTGTTCCTTAACCATGAGGGCGGCACCGAGAGAGGGAAACCGCATGACCGAACTCTGATGATCGGTCAGATTCAGGGCATCCACCAGGTCTTTCAAGAGGTCAATATGATGACTCATCTTCTCCAGATGGGTCCCTTTGGGCGGGCCGACTTCACTGGTAATGAGAAATTTCCCTGACTGCAGGGCCTGACGGAAACTTTGGGACATAGACTCAACTCCTTTCTTTTATTGCTGAAAGCTCAAAGCTGAAAGCTGAAAGGAAAGACAATTGTTTTGATTTAGTCCGCTGTAACGGATTTGCCTTGTGCTTTAAGCTAAAGAACAATTTCATACTTATTCCCTCAATGTCTTTTCGTATTATACCTCAAAAAAACTAAGGTTCTAAGGGGACAAAAAACTTCCCCGGTTTGTGTTCCACCTGATAATTCCGGGGCTTCTGATATTGTTTCATCAAATGAAGCTGTCCCTGTTCCTCCAGTCGGCGATAGATTAATGTCCAGGCACAGTCTTTCTGAGGATCGATTTCACATTTTCCATTATTGGTGCCGCCACAAGGGCCGTTGACCAGGCCTTTATGACAGGAGGTCACCGGGCAGATGCCGCCGGTGATGCCCAGGATGCAGTCTCCGCATTGAACACAGATTTCATCAAACTGGCCCAGTCCTTGCTCCTTACCAATGAAAAGGGTGTCCAGGGCCGGAATCACCGGTTTGGAAACCTGGCGGGCAG
This window harbors:
- a CDS encoding response regulator; the encoded protein is MEKKKILIVDDDPDLVETVSMMLEARGFSPLPAYGGIEGLEKARKEAPDLIVLDVMMPDKDGYAVCNELKKDQACCEIPIILLTAIGDHITSTTYTLSGGMETFADDFFQKPVNIQSLVNRIEELLKD
- a CDS encoding methylenetetrahydrofolate reductase; this encodes MSQSFRQALQSGKFLITSEVGPPKGTHLEKMSHHIDLLKDLVDALNLTDHQSSVMRFPSLGAALMVKEQGGEPILQMTCRDRNRLALQADLLFAYQRGIRNVLCLTGDAIVVGDHKSAKAVFDLDSSQLLAAVRTLEKGKDLGGTELDGAVEFCAGAIVTPEANPLEPQLIKFEKKVEAGAEFFQTQAVYDLEKFVHFMEYARQFPVKILAGIILLTSARMAQYMNKNVPGVLVPQPLIDEMAGAPKGQALAKGIEIAGRMIKKLKEEKICDGVHIMAIGKEEVVPDILKAAGLD
- a CDS encoding methylenetetrahydrofolate reductase C-terminal domain-containing protein, which encodes MIRSITRQKTEEEIDQLLQRLNRIFIIGCGTCVTLCRTGGQAEVKAMQEKLSKKGKMITGTLILPVACDNLTEEAFRECGPQMDQADALLIMTCAFGVQTAARQVSKPVIPALDTLFIGKEQGLGQFDEICVQCGDCILGITGGICPVTSCHKGLVNGPCGGTNNGKCEIDPQKDCAWTLIYRRLEEQGQLHLMKQYQKPRNYQVEHKPGKFFVPLEP